From Candidatus Neomarinimicrobiota bacterium, the proteins below share one genomic window:
- the wecB_3 gene encoding UDP-N-acetylglucosamine 2-epimerase (non-hydrolyzing), whose product MKKLKVMTVVGTRPEIIRLSRVMAALDTSEAIEHATVHTGQNYDYELNEIFYKDLCIRKPDYFLNAAGVSASSTVGQILINIEPILEKVKPDAFLVLGDTNSCLCAIPAKKRHIPIFHMEAGNRCFDQRVPEETNRKIVDHIADMNLTYSSIAREYLLSEGLPADRIIKTGSPMFEVLNYYLPHIKKSDVLQQFNLRKEKFFVVSAHREENINYEKNFKAFLESLNHIAEIYHYPIIVSTHPRTRKMLVSKRVKIHELVKWMKPLSFSDYNALQMNSYAVLSDSGTISEESSILNFRALNIREAHERPEAMEESSVMLVGLNPERILQGLVQLQTQKTGSERNFRQVSDYSMPNVSEKVVRIILSYVDYIKRTVWNEV is encoded by the coding sequence ATGAAAAAACTTAAAGTAATGACGGTAGTCGGTACTCGACCGGAAATTATTCGTTTGTCACGTGTAATGGCAGCTTTAGATACTTCTGAGGCAATAGAGCATGCCACAGTGCACACCGGGCAGAATTATGATTATGAGCTAAATGAAATATTTTATAAAGATCTTTGTATTCGTAAACCTGATTATTTTTTAAATGCAGCAGGTGTATCAGCTTCATCAACAGTTGGTCAAATACTAATCAATATTGAACCAATACTTGAAAAGGTAAAACCTGACGCTTTCCTGGTATTGGGCGATACCAATAGCTGCCTTTGTGCAATCCCTGCTAAAAAGCGACACATCCCTATTTTTCACATGGAAGCGGGAAATCGTTGTTTTGATCAACGAGTGCCTGAAGAAACGAATCGAAAAATTGTAGATCATATAGCAGATATGAATTTGACTTACAGTAGCATTGCTCGTGAATATTTACTGAGCGAAGGTCTCCCTGCCGATCGTATCATCAAAACGGGAAGTCCCATGTTTGAAGTCTTGAATTACTACTTACCACATATTAAAAAATCTGATGTTCTTCAACAGTTCAACCTTAGAAAAGAGAAGTTTTTTGTGGTATCCGCCCACAGAGAGGAGAACATAAACTATGAAAAGAATTTTAAAGCTTTTCTTGAATCTTTGAATCATATAGCAGAAATATATCACTACCCAATAATAGTAAGTACTCATCCTCGCACACGAAAGATGCTAGTATCTAAAAGAGTTAAAATACATGAACTGGTTAAATGGATGAAACCATTGAGTTTTAGCGATTATAATGCCTTACAAATGAATTCATACGCCGTACTTTCTGATAGTGGTACAATTAGTGAAGAATCTTCAATCTTGAATTTTCGTGCGCTTAATATTCGTGAGGCACATGAACGACCAGAAGCCATGGAAGAATCCTCAGTAATGTTGGTGGGTTTGAATCCTGAGCGGATATTACAAGGCTTGGTTCAACTGCAAACCCAAAAAACAGGGAGTGAAAGAAACTTCCGCCAGGTTAGCGACTATTCTATGCCAAATGTGAGTGAAAAAGTAGTGAGGATTATTTTAAGTTATGTCGATTACATTAAAAGAACAGTATGGAATGAAGTTTAA
- a CDS encoding endonuclease domain-containing protein, whose translation MIMKEFTFLHYNPKLKKYARQLRNNSTKSERELWKYLKGRNMKGYDFHRQKPIDEYIVDFFCPKLMLAIELDGYSHLLEEYQKKDRRKEYQLMQLGVKTIRFWDDEVLDDIDNVLRVIEEIIKEREKELEL comes from the coding sequence ATGATCATGAAAGAATTCACCTTCTTACATTACAACCCTAAACTAAAAAAATATGCCCGTCAACTCCGGAATAACAGCACTAAATCCGAACGGGAACTCTGGAAATATCTAAAGGGACGAAACATGAAAGGGTATGATTTTCATCGGCAAAAACCCATTGATGAATATATTGTGGATTTTTTCTGTCCAAAACTTATGCTGGCCATCGAACTTGATGGATACAGCCATTTATTGGAAGAATACCAGAAAAAAGATCGTCGCAAAGAATATCAGTTAATGCAATTAGGAGTCAAAACAATCCGGTTTTGGGATGATGAGGTTTTGGATGACATTGATAATGTTTTACGTGTTATTGAAGAGATTATAAAAGAAAGAGAAAAAGAATTAGAGCTATAA
- a CDS encoding four helix bundle protein: protein MKSHKDLDVWKRSIVFVTEIYRITKTFPDKEKYGIINQMRRSAVSIPSNIAEGSARHSKKENIQFLYVALGSLSELETQLIISNNLEYISEELLESLQKEILEIKNMTIGLIRYLSRQKKPVFPT, encoded by the coding sequence TTGAAATCGCATAAAGATTTAGATGTTTGGAAAAGAAGCATTGTATTCGTCACGGAGATTTACAGAATTACCAAAACATTTCCGGATAAAGAAAAATATGGTATAATCAATCAGATGCGACGATCTGCTGTTTCTATTCCGTCTAATATAGCAGAAGGTTCAGCAAGACATTCTAAAAAAGAGAATATCCAATTTTTATATGTTGCTCTTGGCAGTTTATCGGAACTGGAAACACAACTCATCATCTCAAATAATCTTGAGTACATTTCAGAAGAATTATTAGAATCACTTCAAAAAGAAATACTTGAAATCAAAAACATGACTATCGGCCTTATCCGATATCTTTCTCGTCAAAAAAAGCCCGTTTTCCCAACCTGA